A single genomic interval of Procambarus clarkii isolate CNS0578487 chromosome 17, FALCON_Pclarkii_2.0, whole genome shotgun sequence harbors:
- the LOC123772418 gene encoding LOW QUALITY PROTEIN: uncharacterized protein (The sequence of the model RefSeq protein was modified relative to this genomic sequence to represent the inferred CDS: deleted 1 base in 1 codon), which translates to MKAPSQKAEKKVDKLPKAVKENIEVKTPKSAMKMGKKSPKVADNETPKAFKIDSPQVSKGNKQVDENQMQKVAKKKKDKKQKQEKMDFSPQVETSGSNKFGNETSNDASPKGGAKEGRGGFRGGVRGGFRGGDRGSFRGGDRGSFRGGDRGGFRGGDRGGFRGGDRGGFRGRDRGSFRGRDRGSFRGGDRGSFRGGGPWRFQRRRTWRFQRGDRGGFRGRGGFGGRGGDRDWTTQQKEFDPCGVYVAFNDNIKGDDVKKIFEIASTATDFRIGRMVHMHFDTEAQADEVKQKLAEINFAHKPEIQNAFKSTMWKNKRPANDDSESSSPSKKQKVKVLDDKSNDNDDDDDDEGDDDDDDDDDDAVDEDDDDSDGQLVVNAGNPEEDDDDDDDDDDDDDDDDDDDGDDDDDDDDDEDD; encoded by the exons ATGAAG GCACCTTCACAAAAGGCAGAGAAAAAAGTAGACAAATTACCAAAAGCTGTTAAGGAAAATATAGAAGTCAAAACTCCAAAATCAGCCATGAAAATGGGGAAAAAGTCTCCCAAAGTAGCAGATAATGAGACACCAAAGGCATTTAAAATAGATAGCCCTCAAGTATCCAAGGGAAACAAACAGGTGGATGAAAACCAGATGCAAAAAGTAGCGAAGAAGAAGAAGGATAAGAAACAAAAACAGGAGAAAATGGATTTTAGCCCACAAGTGGAGACGTCTGGcagtaataaatttggaaatgagacCTCAAACGATGCATCTCCAAAAGGTGGAGCAAAAGAGGGCAGAGGGGGCTTCAGGGGAGGAGTACGTGGTGGCTTCAGAGGAGGCGACCGTGGTAGCTTCAGAGGAGGAGACCGTGGTA GCTTCAGAGGAGGAGACCGTGGTGGCTTCAGAGGAGGAGACCGTGGTGGCTTCAGAGGAGGAGACCGTGGTGGCTTCAGAGGAAGAGACCGTGGTAGCTTCAGAGGAAGAGACCGTGGTAGCTTCAGAGGAGGAGACCGAGGTAGCTTCAGAGGAGGAGGACCGTGGAGGTTTCAGAGGAGGAGAACGTGGAGGTTTCAGAGG GGAGACCGTGGAGGTTTCAGAGGACGTGGAGGTttcggaggaagaggaggagaccgtGACTGG ACTACACAACAAAAGGAGTTTGATCCATGTGGGGTCTATGTAGCATTCAACGATAATATAAAAGGTGATGATGTCAAAAAGATTTTCGAGATTGCAAGTACTGCCACTGATTTCAGGATTGGAAGG ATGGTTCATATGCATTTTGACACAGAGGCACAGGCTGATGAAGTAAAACAGAAGCTAGCAGAAATAAACTTTGCACATAAGCCAGAGATTCAAAACGCCTTTAAGTCAACAATGTG GAAAAACAAGAGGCCTGCAAATGATGATTCAGAGAGTAGTTCTCCTAGCAAAAAGCAGAAAGTTAAA GTGTTAGATGATAAAAgcaatgataatgatgatgatgacgacGATGAAGGTGATGACGACgatgacgacgacgacgacgatgccgttgatgaagatgatgatgattctGATGGACAACTAGTAGTAAATGCAGGAAACCCTGAGGaggacgatgatgatgatgacgatgacgACGATGATGATGACGACGACgacgatgatgatggtgatgacgatgatgacgatgatgacgATGAAGATGATTAA